The following coding sequences are from one Pseudonocardia sp. HH130630-07 window:
- a CDS encoding NUDIX hydrolase, protein MTGRFQVVPAAYVLLLRGDGARTEVLLQLRAGTGYRDGYWAAAAAGHVEQGEDVFAAAVRETREELGVVVDRDDLVAVTAMHRTGGTGLAVDERVDFFLSCRRWSGEPRAAESGKTAGLDWFPLAALPTPTVPHERFVLDALRTGSIVPIVSHGFAAADDAGH, encoded by the coding sequence GTGACCGGTCGATTCCAGGTGGTTCCCGCGGCCTACGTCCTGCTGCTGCGCGGTGACGGTGCGCGGACCGAGGTCCTGCTGCAGCTGCGTGCCGGCACCGGCTACCGCGACGGGTACTGGGCGGCGGCCGCCGCAGGCCACGTCGAGCAGGGCGAGGACGTGTTCGCGGCCGCCGTCCGGGAGACGCGCGAGGAGCTCGGTGTCGTGGTGGACCGGGACGATCTCGTCGCTGTGACGGCCATGCACCGGACCGGGGGCACCGGGCTGGCCGTCGACGAGCGGGTCGACTTCTTCCTCTCCTGCCGCCGCTGGTCGGGGGAGCCGCGGGCGGCCGAGTCCGGGAAGACCGCGGGACTGGACTGGTTCCCGCTCGCCGCACTCCCGACGCCGACCGTGCCGCACGAGCGGTTCGTGCTCGACGCCCTGCGCACCGGGAGCATCGTTCCGATCGTCAGCCACGGGTTCGCCGCGGCCGACGACGCGGGCCACTGA
- a CDS encoding MFS transporter, protein MSSAPERATGATTTHPVRRVATASLVGTMVEWYDYFIFGTASAIVFNRIFFPELDPAVGTLAAFATLGVGFLARPLGAVVIGHFGDRVGRKSMLVLTLTVMGLATFAIGLLPTYDTIGVWAAVLLVLLRLVQGFGVGGEWGGAVLMVVEHAPPRQRGFWGTFPQIGNALGLISATGIFALFALLPEEQFLSWGWRVPFLLSAVMLVVGLWIRLAVAESPSFERMKREQQEVKLPIVEVFRTQWRSILVTIGLRSSEGIFSYIILTFALSYATGNLDLPRTPILLATTVAAACIAVAYPLFGLLSDRVGRRPVYLFGAAFTLVFAFPFTWMLESGSMTLLWLAIIVGYVLAIGSTYAVQPALFSELFTTRVRYTGISVGQQLASVVTSGLAPTVAAALTLWAGGALWPVGLYVVASALITLGTVAATRETYRHAV, encoded by the coding sequence ATGTCGTCCGCACCGGAACGCGCCACCGGCGCGACCACCACCCACCCGGTCCGCCGGGTCGCCACCGCGAGCCTCGTCGGGACGATGGTCGAGTGGTACGACTACTTCATCTTCGGCACCGCGTCGGCGATCGTGTTCAACCGGATCTTCTTCCCCGAGCTCGATCCCGCGGTCGGGACGCTCGCCGCGTTCGCCACACTCGGCGTCGGGTTCCTGGCCCGCCCGCTCGGCGCCGTGGTCATCGGCCACTTCGGTGACCGGGTCGGCCGCAAGTCGATGCTCGTGCTCACGCTCACCGTGATGGGGCTGGCGACGTTCGCCATCGGCCTGCTCCCGACCTACGACACGATCGGCGTCTGGGCCGCGGTCCTGCTCGTGCTGTTGCGGCTGGTCCAGGGATTCGGCGTCGGCGGCGAATGGGGCGGCGCGGTGCTGATGGTCGTCGAGCACGCGCCACCGCGGCAACGCGGGTTCTGGGGCACGTTCCCGCAGATCGGCAACGCCCTCGGGCTGATCTCGGCGACCGGCATCTTCGCGCTGTTCGCGCTGTTGCCCGAGGAACAGTTCCTGTCCTGGGGCTGGCGGGTCCCGTTCCTGCTCAGCGCCGTGATGCTGGTGGTCGGGCTGTGGATCCGGCTCGCGGTGGCCGAGTCGCCGTCGTTCGAGCGGATGAAGCGCGAGCAGCAGGAGGTGAAGCTGCCGATCGTCGAGGTGTTCCGCACCCAGTGGCGCAGCATCCTGGTCACGATCGGGCTGCGCAGCTCCGAGGGGATCTTCTCCTACATCATCCTCACGTTCGCGCTGTCCTACGCCACCGGGAACCTGGACCTTCCCCGGACGCCGATCCTGCTGGCCACCACGGTGGCCGCCGCATGCATCGCGGTCGCGTACCCGCTGTTCGGACTGCTCTCGGACCGGGTCGGGCGCAGGCCGGTCTACCTGTTCGGCGCCGCGTTCACCCTGGTGTTCGCGTTCCCGTTCACGTGGATGCTGGAGAGCGGCTCGATGACGCTGCTGTGGCTGGCGATCATCGTCGGCTACGTCCTGGCGATCGGGTCCACCTACGCCGTGCAGCCGGCCCTGTTCTCCGAGCTGTTCACCACCCGGGTCCGCTACACCGGGATCTCGGTCGGGCAGCAGCTCGCCTCGGTCGTGACCAGCGGGCTCGCGCCGACCGTCGCCGCGGCGCTGACGCTGTGGGCCGGTGGGGCTCTGTGGCCGGTCGGGCTCTACGTCGTCGCCTCCGCGCTGATCACCCTCGGGACCGTCGCCGCGACCCGCGAGACCTACCGGCACGCGGTCTGA
- a CDS encoding MaoC family dehydratase, protein MTTTAQPATVGGTTTPWWTGTKQALFENIEIGEQFGPFEITVDDRLVKNYVFAQDDPAAAALTHEGAPAAHPALLCNELLFLFYAGYDGNTAEGLHTHEDIAFHSAIRIGETVTIGGRYVETYERRGQGYVVMEAAAHGADGRPLVTRRGTEIMHTRAADVVGGSRAPAPARMVTGESRDAEPAARASFDLPERTPLVPVATRISQEQMYVFSWGGRGFSNIHTDAAGARKVGMDRTVAQAMQQVGYLSRMCTAFYGPSFVTGGHLSVKFVNPFYVDDLVTARGAVLGPVTHDGARHLESEVRVEKEDGTRTAVGWAHAPVDGG, encoded by the coding sequence ATGACGACCACCGCACAGCCCGCCACCGTCGGCGGCACCACGACGCCGTGGTGGACGGGCACCAAGCAGGCCCTGTTCGAGAACATCGAGATCGGCGAGCAGTTCGGCCCGTTCGAGATCACCGTCGACGACCGGCTGGTGAAGAACTACGTCTTCGCCCAGGACGACCCGGCCGCCGCGGCCCTCACCCACGAGGGCGCGCCCGCGGCACACCCCGCGCTGCTGTGCAACGAGCTGCTGTTCCTCTTCTACGCCGGCTACGACGGCAACACCGCCGAGGGCCTGCACACCCACGAGGACATCGCCTTCCACTCCGCCATCCGGATCGGGGAGACCGTCACGATCGGCGGCCGCTACGTCGAGACCTACGAGCGCCGGGGCCAGGGCTACGTGGTGATGGAGGCCGCGGCGCACGGCGCGGACGGACGCCCGCTGGTGACCCGCCGCGGCACCGAGATCATGCACACCCGGGCGGCCGACGTGGTCGGCGGTTCGCGGGCCCCCGCACCGGCCCGGATGGTGACCGGCGAGAGCCGCGACGCCGAGCCCGCCGCCCGGGCGTCGTTCGACCTCCCCGAGCGCACCCCGCTGGTCCCGGTCGCGACCCGGATCTCCCAGGAGCAGATGTACGTCTTCTCCTGGGGCGGGCGGGGCTTCTCCAACATCCACACCGACGCCGCGGGCGCCCGCAAGGTCGGGATGGACCGGACCGTCGCCCAGGCCATGCAGCAGGTCGGCTACCTGAGCCGGATGTGCACCGCCTTCTACGGTCCGTCCTTCGTGACCGGCGGGCACCTGTCGGTCAAGTTCGTCAACCCGTTCTACGTCGACGACCTGGTCACCGCCCGTGGGGCGGTGCTCGGCCCGGTCACCCACGACGGCGCGCGGCACCTGGAGAGCGAGGTCCGGGTGGAGAAGGAGGACGGCACGCGGACCGCCGTCGGATGGGCGCACGCGCCGGTCGACGGGGGCTGA
- a CDS encoding MaoC family dehydratase, translated as MTWRDLTDPRVVADGVDPEAGLKEPVFENLDIPEALGPVTLVVDDHKIKRYAFTQDDHHPWHLHDSPFGGRIAHAGLLSNDLVQLFTTRYAASRTVGLHTEEQLWFDSPAFLGDEVTLSGTYVESYTRRGQDYVVMEAAATGPDGRSVLRHRGVEILRTRPGDVAGRGATGSSGSGRVSGTADPGLPTAVPGTPTVRPGAALPGLEVTITQEQASVFSRTGEYVRNVHSDLDVARAGGLRIPIVQGQQQCGLVTAMLTRFFGTALFGGGWLRVKFVAPVEVFEPLRVGGVVTEVTPAGDGGTTIAAEVWVRRADGRLSTVGWASATVPAA; from the coding sequence ATGACCTGGCGCGATCTGACCGACCCCCGCGTGGTGGCCGACGGTGTCGATCCCGAGGCCGGGCTCAAGGAACCGGTCTTCGAGAACCTGGATATCCCCGAGGCGCTCGGCCCGGTCACCCTGGTCGTCGACGACCACAAGATCAAGCGCTACGCCTTCACCCAGGACGACCACCACCCGTGGCACCTGCACGACAGCCCGTTCGGCGGCCGGATCGCGCACGCCGGGCTGCTGTCCAACGACCTCGTCCAGCTGTTCACCACCCGCTACGCCGCGAGCCGCACGGTCGGTCTGCACACCGAGGAGCAGCTCTGGTTCGACAGCCCGGCGTTCCTCGGCGACGAGGTCACGCTGTCCGGCACCTACGTCGAGAGCTACACCCGGCGCGGGCAGGACTACGTGGTGATGGAGGCCGCGGCGACCGGACCGGACGGCCGGAGCGTCCTGCGCCACCGCGGCGTGGAGATCCTCCGGACCCGGCCCGGCGACGTCGCCGGCCGCGGGGCCACCGGGTCGTCCGGATCGGGGCGGGTGAGCGGCACCGCCGACCCCGGCCTCCCCACGGCCGTGCCCGGCACCCCGACGGTGCGGCCGGGCGCCGCGCTGCCCGGGCTGGAGGTCACGATCACCCAGGAGCAGGCGTCGGTGTTCTCGCGCACCGGCGAGTACGTGCGCAACGTGCACAGCGACCTCGACGTGGCCCGGGCCGGTGGCCTGCGCATCCCGATCGTCCAGGGTCAGCAGCAGTGCGGGCTGGTGACGGCCATGCTCACCCGGTTCTTCGGTACGGCGCTGTTCGGCGGCGGATGGCTGCGCGTCAAGTTCGTCGCCCCGGTCGAGGTCTTCGAACCGCTGCGGGTCGGTGGCGTCGTCACCGAGGTCACCCCGGCCGGTGACGGCGGCACCACGATCGCCGCCGAGGTGTGGGTACGCCGCGCCGACGGCCGGCTGTCCACCGTCGGCTGGGCGAGCGCCACCGTCCCCGCCGCCTGA
- a CDS encoding MFS transporter, which produces MSTTPAAARPPETTAERTAVARRAALASLIGTAIEWYDYFIFGTASVLVFGTLFFPSEDPLAGTLSAFAVFGVGFFARPVGGLVFGHIGDRLGRKGALVTTLMMMGVATFLMGLLPTTAQIGVLAPILLVLLRIVQGFGVGGEWGGAALVAVEYAPEGRRGAYGSAPQIGNAVGLVAATGVFGLVTLLPDEQLFSWGWRIPFLASIVLVLVGLFIRMRLTETPAFVAAQEAAEAAKADGATPVEQQVPLRTLLRTERRPLLIAMGLRLGEAIYGYILLTFVLTYAENYTDLDRSDVLWASCIAAGVAIGTYYGMGRLSDRIGRRPVYLIGAAVGAVMTWPIFLILDTNSVPLVIAMMIVAYAIGIGALYGVQPAMFSELFGTTTRYTGLSLAAQLPSMVVGVWPYLATSLLIATGGDPWPVVLITIVVLGIGAWCAIAARETHRSDLTGGHPGGAGAAATPTDRA; this is translated from the coding sequence GTGAGCACCACACCTGCGGCCGCGCGGCCCCCGGAGACGACGGCGGAACGCACCGCCGTCGCCCGCCGGGCGGCACTCGCCAGCCTGATCGGCACGGCGATCGAGTGGTACGACTACTTCATCTTCGGCACCGCGTCGGTGCTGGTCTTCGGGACCCTGTTCTTCCCGAGCGAGGACCCGCTGGCCGGAACGCTGTCCGCGTTCGCCGTGTTCGGTGTGGGGTTCTTCGCCCGTCCCGTCGGCGGTCTGGTCTTCGGCCACATCGGGGACCGGCTCGGCCGCAAGGGTGCCCTGGTCACGACGCTGATGATGATGGGCGTCGCCACCTTCCTGATGGGGCTGCTGCCCACCACGGCCCAGATCGGCGTCCTCGCCCCGATCCTGCTGGTGCTGCTGCGCATCGTGCAGGGCTTCGGGGTCGGCGGTGAGTGGGGCGGCGCGGCACTGGTCGCGGTGGAGTACGCCCCCGAGGGGCGGCGCGGGGCCTACGGCAGCGCGCCGCAGATCGGCAACGCGGTCGGGCTCGTCGCCGCGACCGGCGTCTTCGGCCTGGTCACGTTGCTGCCCGACGAGCAGCTGTTCAGCTGGGGCTGGCGGATCCCGTTCCTGGCCAGCATCGTCCTGGTGCTCGTCGGGCTGTTCATCCGGATGCGGCTGACCGAGACACCCGCGTTCGTCGCGGCGCAGGAGGCGGCCGAGGCCGCGAAGGCCGACGGCGCCACACCGGTCGAGCAGCAGGTCCCGCTGCGCACGCTGCTGCGCACCGAGCGCCGCCCGCTGCTCATCGCGATGGGCCTGCGGCTCGGCGAGGCGATCTACGGCTACATCCTGCTGACCTTCGTCCTGACCTACGCCGAGAACTACACCGACCTGGACCGCTCGGACGTGCTGTGGGCCAGCTGCATCGCCGCCGGCGTCGCGATCGGGACCTACTACGGGATGGGACGCCTGTCCGACCGCATCGGACGACGGCCGGTCTACCTCATCGGCGCCGCCGTCGGGGCGGTGATGACCTGGCCGATCTTCCTGATCCTGGACACGAACTCGGTGCCGCTGGTGATCGCGATGATGATCGTCGCCTACGCCATCGGGATCGGCGCTCTCTACGGCGTGCAGCCAGCGATGTTCTCCGAGCTGTTCGGCACGACCACCCGCTACACCGGCCTGTCCCTGGCCGCGCAGCTGCCGAGCATGGTCGTCGGCGTCTGGCCCTACCTCGCGACCTCGCTGCTCATCGCCACCGGCGGCGATCCCTGGCCGGTCGTGCTCATCACGATCGTCGTGCTGGGGATCGGCGCCTGGTGCGCGATCGCCGCCCGCGAGACCCACCGCTCCGACCTCACCGGCGGCCACCCCGGCGGCGCCGGCGCCGCAGCCACCCCCACCGACCGGGCGTGA